The following proteins are co-located in the Psilocybe cubensis strain MGC-MH-2018 chromosome 5, whole genome shotgun sequence genome:
- a CDS encoding Nitronate monooxygenase — protein sequence MALANTENLACAVSATGAFGFMGAGFLSPSDLRQKLSMIRQTLQVGVDKPIPVGVGFIGWVLEKTEESEDPRIRAVLEEKVAAIWLAFGTKLGSYVEQIRAYDSQREHKTVIFTIVNSVEEALRATNEWKVDVLVAQGIESGGHGGSEAPPLLTLLQAVIDVLPNDGPLVVAAGGVSTGKQIAALLTMGASGVVLGTRFLFTDECGYTDAKKEVLIQAGINSTVRGMAFDEVGRTMGWPPKQDGRAVSNNIIKDVEEGLDLDARLRLFDDSAKTGDTSRLVVWAGVGVALTNTITPAAVRSGCSSTVKRRDV from the exons ATGGCACTGGCAAACACCGAAAACCTGGCATGCGCTGTGAGCGCCACAGGCGCATTTGGCTTCATGGGGGCAG GGTTTCTTTCTCCATCCGATTTAAGGCAAAAGCTATCCATGATCCGACAGACACTTCAAGTAGGCGTAGATAAGCCAATTCCAGTAGGGGTAGGGTTCATCGGCTGGGTACTCGAGAAAACAGAAGAGTCTGAAGACCCCAGAATAAGAGCAGTGCTGGAGGAGAAAGTCGCTGCTATATGGCTTGCATTTGGTACAAAACTCGGGAGTTACGTGGAGCAGATTCGGGCGTATGATTCCCAAAGGGAGCATAAGACAGTGATCTTTACTATTGTTAACTCTGTGGAAGAAGCTCTCCGCGCCACAAACGAATGGAAAGTGGATGTCCTTGTTGCTCAAG GTATTGAATCTGGAGGACATGGTGGCTCTGAGGCACCACCGTTGCTCACGCTTCTGCAGGCTGTGATTGATGTTCTTCCCAACGATGGTCCCTTGGTTGTCGCCGCTGGAGGGGTATCTACCGGGAAGCAAATTGCTGCGCTCCTTACCATGGGGGCATCAGGTGTCGTACTCGGGACCCGGTTTCTGTTTACAGATGAGTGCGGTTATACGGATGCTAAAAAAGAAGTTCTTATACAGGCGGGAATCAATTCTACTGTCAGAGGCATGGCGTTTGACGAGGTTGGCCGTACTATGGGCTGGCCACCAAAGCAGGATGGACGTGCAGTATCCAATAATATTATAAAAGACGTAGAAGAAGGCTTGGATCTTGATGCGCGCCTCCGATTATTTGATGATAGTGCCAAAACCGGAGATACCTCGCGCCTTGTCGTATGGGCTGGCGTAGGAGTGGCCCTCACAAATACGATTACTCCTGCTGCT GTCCGATCAGGATGTAGTTCGACAGTTAAGCGCAGAGATGTATAG
- a CDS encoding putative arabinogalactan endo-beta-1,4-galactanase A codes for MRFINPTIFFLTCLVSLGSALQYRGADFSSLVNLERAGRTYKDNGQTLNFENILKNHGANLARIRIWTSNNDGEYSLNYGLALAKRAAAAGLEIYVDLHYSDTWADPGKQAIPSSWPKDLNGLNTQIYTYTKNVVQSFSSQGTPIKFIEIGNEVNSGILFPVGQISSKGYSPLSQLLHSAANGVRAASASTKVMIHLANGWNSNAVASFYNQIFIPGQLAPEDVDVMGFSFYPFYGTSATTSALKSSLTNIINRYGKDVMVVETDWPFSCSGVQLSDSSPISAAGQLQWVSKIRDVVSSLPGGHGLGIVYWEPGWIGNANLGSGCSDNLLVDGSGNTRSSISMFSNSM; via the exons ATGCGCTTCATCAATCCAACAATTTTCTTCCTTACCTGTCTTGTTTCACTTGGATCAGCCCTCCAATATAGAGGTGCTGATTTTAGCTCCCTCGTTAACCTTGAAAGAGCCGGACGTACCTACAAGGACAACGGCCAAactttgaattttgaaaataTCCTAAAAAACCACGGTGCCAACCTCGCTCGCATCCGAATTTGGACCAGCAATAACGACGGAGAGTACAGTCTCAACTACGGCCTAGCCCTGGCAAAACGTGCAGCAGCGGCAGGGTTGGAGATTTATGTCGATCTGCACTACAGTGACACAT GGGCAGATCCAGGAAAACAAGCAATTCCCAGCTCATGGCCAAAGGATCTAAACGGCCTAAATACACAAATTTATAC ATATACCAAGAATGTTGTCCAATCTTTTTCGTCTCAAGGAACCCCGATTAAATTCATTGAA ATCGGAAACGAAGTAAATAGTGGAATACTCTTTCCAGTTGGCCAGATTTCGTCTAAAGGATATTCTCCTCTGTCACAACTTCTCCATTCCGCGGCAAACGGTGTTCGTGCAGCCTCTGCTTCTACCAAGGTCATGATTCACCTAGCTAATGGCTGGAATTCTAACGCTGTCGCTTCCTTCTATAACCAAATATTTATTCCGGGACAATTGGCACCTGAGGACGTTGACGTCATGGGATTCTCATTCTACCCATTCTACGGAACCAGTGCGACCACTAGCGCTCTGAAATCCAGCTTGACCAATATAATCAATAGATACGGAAAG GATGTTATGGTCGTCGAGACAGACTGGCCATTTTCCTGTTCAGGGGTCCAGTTGAGCGACTCCTCCCCAATTTCTGCCGCGGGCCAGTTGCAGTGGGTATCCAAAATAAGAGATGTTGTTTCCAGCTTACCAGGGGGACATGGTCTTGGAATTGTGTACTGGGAGCCGGGTTGGATTGGAAACGCGAACCTTGGGTCAGGGTGCTCC GACAATCTTCTTGTCGATGGATCTGGAAACACGCGCAGCAGCATTTCAATGTTCTCAAACTCAATGTAA
- a CDS encoding Zinc-type alcohol dehydrogenase-like protein PB24D3.08c, giving the protein MTSNPRIVFAKRPAPHELPKIGEHLIFDESRTIDLENVPLNGGFLTKTLILSPEPAMRERMRDPSIPSYTTTFNVGGPILGFGVVVVLRSEKDGFKPGDYLYGLTVWEAYTVQPYIDGRVNFKAEEWSPGTFDMDSLALQVVPNPNGLYPLSKYTSIMGTPGLTAFVGMEGIIDGKEGETLFVSSGASAVGSMVIQLAKLKGMKVIASAGSDAKVEYMRSLGADLPFNYKKVSYAEFLKKHGPINKFWDNVGAEALDAALESITSYGKMAICGTSGTDATPPNEHYRLKNAYLIMKKCINIRGFIVPDLIPQFIGKFFETVPALMAQGKLRSEETEYDGIESAPQAFIDTLSSGHQKAGTLVVVVARD; this is encoded by the exons ATGACCTCCAATCCGCGCATCGTTTTTGCCAAACGCCCCGCTCCCCATGAACTACCCAAGATTGGCGAGCATCTCATATTTGACGAATCGCGGACTATTGATCTCGAAAACGTCCCTCTCAATGGCGGATTTTTAACAAAGACTTTGATCTTGAG CCCTGAGCCTGCTATGCGGGAACGCATGCGCGATCCATCAATTCCAAGTTATACCACAACGTTCAACGTCGGCGGACC GATCCTTGGATTCGGTGTAGTGGTGGTCCTTCGCTCTGAGAAAGATGGGTTCAAGCCGGGCGACTATCTATACGGATTAACGGTCTGGGAGGCATACACCGTGCAGCCCTACATCGATG GGCGCGTCAACTTCAAAGCAGAAGAATGGTCCCCCGGCACATTCGACATGGACTCTCTTGCCCTGCAAGTCGTCCCGAATCCAAACGGTCTCTACCCATTATCGAAGTACACCAGCATTATGGGAACGCCAGGGCTGACTGCGTTTGTCGGTATGGAGGGCatcattgatggaaaagaG GGAGAAACGCTGTTCGTGTCGTCGGGAGCATCTGCAGTGGGAAG TATGGTAATTCAACTCGCGAAGCTCAAGGG GATGAAAGTTATTGCCTCTGCGGGCTCGGACGCAAAGGTGGAGTACATGCGCTCCCTGGGAGCGGACTTGCCCTTCAACTACAAGAAAGTCAGCTATGCTGAGTTTCTCAAGAAACACGGTCCTATCAATAAGTTCTGG GACAATGTCGGCGCGGAAGCGCTGGACGCCGCGCTGGAGTCAATCACTTCCTACGGAAAGATGGCA ATCTGCGGTACATCAGGCACAGATGCGACACCGCCTAATGAACATTACCGTTTGAAG AACGCATACCTGATCATGAAAAAATGCATCAACATTCGTGGCTTCATTGTCCCGGACCTCATCCCCCAATTCATTGGGAAGTTTTTCGAGACCGTTCCCGCCCTCATGGCTCAAGGCAAGCTGCGCAGTGAGGAGACGGAGTACGATGGAATCGAGAGTGCACCACAAGCGTTTATCGACACCTTGTCTAGCGGTCATCAAAAAGCTGGAACTCTTGTCGTTGTAGTTGCGCGAGACTAA